The following proteins are co-located in the Desulfurococcus amylolyticus Z-533 genome:
- a CDS encoding putative RNA uridine N3 methyltransferase yields the protein MARIGLSIVLPTSILSVEPTLFLKSLRIHQVARWSSIFGVNRVVFYREYETSRDEFREHREIISIHWRYFFTPPYLRRRLVPRNPLLRYVGALPPIRLSEFNVSGKPVDGEERIGFITLEEGKLTAYLDNVEKYSLVNPGDCKQGFSRVKVVDSRRKLAECIDTEYYIGPSLVFRNSLREALDEAGEKVFIIATDKTGEAPSLSNLASLKGRTELMLLFGSPERDLFEISQGEGFNLLEYVDAVWNTVPGQHVVSVRTEEAVIITLGLLNYWLKKE from the coding sequence GTGGCCAGGATAGGTTTAAGCATCGTTCTACCTACAAGCATCCTCTCGGTGGAGCCCACCCTGTTTTTAAAGTCCCTCAGGATACACCAGGTTGCTCGTTGGTCCTCTATATTCGGTGTTAACAGAGTGGTGTTTTACCGTGAATATGAGACATCTCGAGACGAGTTCCGTGAGCATAGAGAGATCATAAGTATTCACTGGAGATACTTCTTCACACCCCCATACTTGAGGAGAAGGCTTGTTCCACGCAATCCCTTACTCCGCTACGTGGGGGCTCTGCCCCCTATAAGGCTCTCAGAGTTCAATGTATCAGGTAAACCGGTTGATGGGGAGGAGAGAATAGGGTTTATTACTCTTGAGGAGGGCAAGCTTACCGCATACTTGGATAACGTTGAGAAATATAGCTTAGTGAATCCAGGTGACTGTAAACAGGGGTTTTCAAGGGTCAAAGTTGTCGATTCCAGGAGGAAGCTTGCTGAGTGTATTGATACAGAGTACTATATTGGTCCATCACTAGTATTCAGGAACTCACTTAGAGAGGCCCTGGATGAGGCTGGTGAGAAAGTATTCATAATTGCAACAGATAAGACTGGGGAGGCACCCTCGTTGAGTAACCTTGCCTCTCTCAAGGGGAGGACGGAGTTGATGCTGTTATTCGGGAGTCCTGAGCGCGATTTATTCGAGATATCACAGGGTGAAGGATTCAACCTATTAGAGTATGTTGACGCAGTGTGGAATACTGTACCGGGTCAGCATGTTGTATCCGTTAGAACCGAGGAGGCAGTTATAATAACCCTTGGACTCCTAAATTACTGGTTGAAAAAAGAGTAG
- a CDS encoding phosphoadenosine phosphosulfate reductase family protein — protein sequence MVRIWPKTAKIYWDPWRNIPVVRPRQEELDLYYAVRLSEPGDARPVFPGDLEKLRDAILYEYGSDKVYTRFFNTGFMLFNKVPHWDLMYEIVSSGNVLGQLYYDPFREKWRFRLTYSGAYIANEEGLVDKAVLEGPIYTGREVKPAPSTSMRQLIIADKKGNIRGLGEVYGDSLIVVKTFHDTTMPVETSGKSASLEDVLKHNEEGLEALAGKSISYLKRLRGKYRLPVSVSYSGGKDSLVALDLAYKAFGELEMVFNDTGLELPETIKNVYEVSEKYGVRLHIASAGDIFWRAVAVFGPPGKDYRWCCKVAKLVPIARLTRTLWPNGALNIVGQRAFESLDRAKSPRVWRNKWIPHLVSTSPIQEWSQLECWLYIFKHRLPYNKLYERGFDRLGCFLCPSSALAEFKDVEKEYPELWGKWGMILEEWRVKLSQPAEWVKLGLWRWLTPASAKRRIARHIENYSMDWRREYTNRLLGSSINLVPLEIVESNNELKILFNREVLAPSIREVVKVNMGRLGYSVEEQGDVFRVSSVNTVITVSGRSIHVKPSMSSENTEDLVDLLKVIYRAYGCVKCGSCILWIPPGNAMLTQNGPIPLKNLDDKTRRFYLEACPISDQLVEKTLVPLILGTPKAFKRKTRRRIITSEHYG from the coding sequence ATGGTGAGGATCTGGCCTAAAACAGCGAAGATATACTGGGATCCATGGAGAAACATACCTGTTGTCAGGCCTAGGCAGGAAGAGTTGGATTTATACTATGCGGTAAGGCTCAGCGAGCCCGGTGACGCCAGGCCTGTCTTCCCCGGTGACCTGGAGAAGCTCAGGGATGCCATACTATACGAGTATGGGAGCGATAAAGTATATACGAGGTTCTTCAACACCGGCTTTATGCTATTTAATAAGGTCCCGCACTGGGACCTAATGTATGAGATAGTGTCATCGGGAAACGTTCTCGGCCAATTATATTATGATCCATTCAGAGAGAAATGGAGATTTAGGCTGACATACTCCGGAGCATACATTGCTAACGAGGAGGGATTAGTCGATAAAGCTGTGCTGGAGGGGCCGATCTACACTGGTAGGGAGGTTAAGCCAGCTCCGAGTACTAGTATGAGACAATTGATCATCGCAGACAAGAAGGGGAATATAAGGGGTCTTGGGGAGGTATACGGGGATAGTTTAATAGTTGTTAAGACGTTCCATGATACAACAATGCCCGTGGAGACCAGTGGTAAATCAGCCTCTCTCGAAGACGTGTTAAAGCATAATGAAGAGGGCTTGGAGGCTTTAGCTGGGAAATCTATTTCATACCTGAAGAGGCTTAGAGGAAAGTATAGACTCCCAGTCTCAGTCTCATACTCCGGCGGTAAGGACAGCCTTGTCGCGCTTGACCTAGCATACAAGGCTTTCGGAGAGCTTGAAATGGTTTTCAACGATACAGGGCTTGAACTACCTGAGACAATAAAGAATGTGTATGAAGTCTCGGAGAAATATGGTGTGAGACTGCATATTGCATCAGCCGGAGATATATTTTGGAGAGCTGTAGCAGTCTTCGGTCCCCCCGGTAAAGACTATCGCTGGTGCTGTAAGGTCGCTAAGCTGGTTCCAATAGCCAGGTTAACGAGGACTCTATGGCCTAACGGGGCTTTAAACATAGTGGGGCAGAGGGCTTTCGAGTCGCTTGACAGGGCAAAGAGCCCGAGGGTGTGGAGGAATAAGTGGATACCCCACTTAGTATCAACGTCGCCTATACAGGAGTGGAGCCAGCTGGAATGCTGGCTCTACATATTCAAGCATAGGCTACCATACAATAAACTCTACGAGCGTGGATTCGATAGGCTGGGATGCTTCCTATGCCCTTCAAGCGCTCTAGCCGAGTTCAAGGATGTCGAGAAGGAATATCCAGAGCTCTGGGGTAAATGGGGAATGATCCTGGAGGAGTGGCGTGTTAAGCTGAGTCAACCAGCTGAATGGGTGAAGCTGGGATTGTGGAGATGGCTTACACCGGCATCGGCTAAGAGGAGGATTGCTAGACATATTGAAAACTATAGTATGGACTGGAGGAGGGAGTATACTAATAGATTACTGGGGAGCAGTATAAATCTAGTGCCTCTTGAAATAGTGGAGTCGAATAATGAGTTAAAGATATTGTTTAACAGGGAGGTTCTGGCACCAAGCATAAGGGAGGTTGTTAAGGTGAATATGGGTAGGCTGGGATACAGTGTGGAGGAGCAGGGAGACGTGTTCAGGGTTTCATCAGTGAACACGGTTATAACGGTCTCGGGGAGAAGCATTCATGTAAAACCGTCCATGAGTAGTGAGAACACAGAGGATCTTGTAGACCTCCTCAAGGTAATTTATAGGGCATATGGATGCGTTAAATGTGGGAGTTGCATACTCTGGATACCACCAGGCAATGCCATGCTTACACAAAATGGGCCAATACCTTTAAAGAACCTGGATGATAAAACCAGGAGGTTCTACCTGGAGGCATGCCCTATAAGCGATCAACTAGTGGAGAAGACACTGGTACCACTCATACTTGGAACCCCTAAGGCGTTCAAGCGTAAGACTCGTAGAAGGATAATCACTAGTGAACACTATGGCTGA
- the rpl4p gene encoding 50S ribosomal protein L4 — MTLETITPLAFKEKIKVNVYGVNGNVVGEIELPELFNVPIRRDLIRRAFLSAFTAMLQPKGRDPLAGKRTTAKYWGVGYGLARVPRLPNGTARFVVSTRKGHAAFPPRPDERIHEEVNKKERVMAIISALAATSRPELVRERGHVFTPGRLPVIIVDEAESSISKTTQVREYLEKIGLWSDVERSLDGMGIRAGRGKMRGRTYVEPRSILFIVSSYSIPLAKAVRNLPGVDIATPGNLSILHLAPGGVPGRLTVISMKALNELASKYRVRPL; from the coding sequence ATGACTCTCGAGACAATTACTCCATTAGCCTTTAAGGAGAAAATAAAGGTCAACGTATACGGTGTCAACGGCAACGTGGTCGGCGAGATTGAGCTACCGGAGTTATTTAATGTACCAATACGTAGAGACCTCATTAGAAGAGCCTTTCTATCAGCGTTTACTGCGATGCTGCAGCCGAAGGGAAGGGATCCCTTAGCTGGTAAAAGAACCACGGCTAAATACTGGGGTGTTGGATATGGTTTAGCCAGGGTGCCAAGGCTACCCAATGGTACAGCAAGGTTTGTTGTAAGCACTAGAAAAGGACATGCAGCGTTTCCGCCGAGACCCGATGAGAGGATACATGAAGAGGTGAATAAGAAGGAAAGAGTTATGGCTATAATCTCAGCGCTTGCGGCCACCTCGAGACCCGAGCTAGTAAGGGAGAGGGGACATGTATTTACACCTGGCAGGCTTCCTGTGATCATAGTGGATGAAGCCGAGTCAAGTATTTCTAAAACTACACAGGTTAGGGAATACCTGGAGAAGATAGGATTGTGGAGTGATGTAGAGAGAAGCTTGGATGGCATGGGTATAAGGGCTGGTAGAGGTAAGATGAGGGGGAGGACCTACGTGGAGCCACGCAGTATATTATTTATTGTGTCAAGCTACAGTATACCACTTGCGAAAGCTGTAAGGAACCTTCCTGGGGTAGATATAGCGACACCTGGGAATCTAAGCATCCTGCATCTGGCCCCAGGTGGTGTGCCGGGTAGGTTAACGGTTATATCTATGAAGGCTCTTAACGAGCTTGCTTCAAAATATAGGGTGAGACCGCTATGA
- a CDS encoding 50S ribosomal protein L2, producing MGKRIIPQRRGKASPVFKTPDHIHVAPARYPLLDPSKTYKAVVEDLVHDPGRWVPLAQVKLETGLVFYVPAVEGMYAGQIIEIGPGAKPVNGNILPVGTIPEGMQVANIEKRPGDGGKFVRASGTYAVIVGRAGGKTQVQLPSGRVIEVPNESRAMIGVIAGGGRLEKPLLKAGAAYYKWSAKSRVWPKVRGVAMNAAFHPHGGGSHQHVGRPSTVARNTPPGRKVGHIAARRTGRRKG from the coding sequence ATGGGTAAGAGGATTATACCTCAGAGAAGGGGTAAGGCTTCCCCGGTATTCAAGACACCTGATCACATACATGTAGCACCAGCCAGATACCCGTTGCTAGACCCCTCTAAAACCTATAAAGCTGTAGTAGAGGACTTAGTCCATGACCCCGGTAGATGGGTGCCTCTGGCCCAGGTTAAACTGGAGACGGGGCTAGTATTCTACGTTCCCGCTGTAGAGGGAATGTATGCTGGTCAAATAATAGAGATAGGTCCTGGAGCCAAGCCCGTCAACGGCAATATACTCCCGGTAGGCACGATCCCCGAGGGAATGCAGGTTGCAAATATAGAGAAGAGGCCTGGTGATGGAGGTAAATTTGTCCGAGCAAGTGGTACATACGCCGTTATTGTTGGCAGAGCTGGCGGTAAAACACAGGTTCAACTACCGAGTGGTAGAGTAATCGAGGTCCCCAACGAGTCCAGAGCCATGATCGGCGTGATAGCTGGGGGCGGTAGATTAGAGAAGCCCTTATTGAAAGCTGGTGCAGCATATTATAAGTGGAGCGCTAAAAGTCGCGTGTGGCCTAAGGTTAGAGGCGTAGCAATGAATGCAGCGTTCCATCCCCATGGTGGTGGTAGCCACCAGCATGTGGGTAGGCCGAGCACAGTGGCACGTAATACTCCACCAGGTAGAAAGGTAGGGCACATAGCTGCTAGGAGGACGGGTAGGAGAAAGGGCTAG
- a CDS encoding VWA domain-containing protein, with the protein MRYSDNVEELRRLIDERIRVELDELKETLGEFKKASIDKVVLYIGMKLALSMITSNPILLAELRGKLIESLGLTDRTQGEPSGTVELFALDEKLYRRLGRTRFLTISSMLSEESSRREILTYIWMRKAGILKKRSNGSLVVDRDELSRYRAGSTYRLELNDIKRFLGEIPSRLWSKVLTEDLLNSVKIEDLVSLAEKFYGFNHSVDNRIIGELRRRIVEGWTPSFNDARRLEKVLGRVLKGVKADIPPHLLQYMDNAAEYVKGKERVLVERIEELPLKERWGVLRGLRQRVRDADFYRRLNPLSLMELKSLGSLDKALASKIMLGEVIGSYVEYMLTRDTSFKVYALYIAERIDPSMLEPMYRPVLESIIVGDEKKLLFHLGRGMGFDLIELISIKLTEEYSRSGVIDQALVKRAIAIGMRLLNYMKGGEGHARRIEKTGLRGRLDTRGTVYKRIRLSNEIVYRRHRRRQRMIGIVDVSGSMARFALWSILSLAVLFPSVSYIVLFSERSNVYRSPVKKTARMLAGFLEKLYTEGFKGYTNISDALRRAGELALRSNSRTMVLFSDLKQTIPDVDPWIVAGELVKKGLKVIIVVPRSIEEETIEKYRKEGCDVVVVENPENIANILKRRINLKNRV; encoded by the coding sequence ATGAGATACTCGGATAACGTTGAAGAGTTGAGAAGGCTCATCGATGAGAGGATCCGGGTTGAACTAGATGAGCTTAAGGAGACCCTAGGGGAGTTTAAGAAGGCCTCCATCGACAAAGTGGTATTATATATTGGAATGAAGCTTGCCCTCTCAATGATCACCAGTAATCCCATCCTCCTCGCTGAGTTAAGGGGTAAACTGATTGAATCCCTAGGACTCACAGATAGAACGCAGGGTGAGCCAAGCGGTACAGTGGAGTTATTTGCACTGGATGAGAAACTATACAGGAGGCTAGGTAGGACACGGTTTTTAACCATTAGCAGTATGCTCAGCGAGGAGTCTTCGAGGAGAGAGATACTCACATACATATGGATGAGGAAGGCAGGGATTCTGAAGAAGCGATCCAATGGCTCCCTAGTAGTCGATAGAGACGAGTTGTCGAGGTATCGGGCTGGCTCCACATATAGGTTAGAGTTAAATGATATAAAGCGGTTCCTCGGTGAGATACCTAGTAGGCTCTGGAGTAAAGTACTCACCGAGGACTTATTGAATAGTGTTAAGATAGAGGACCTAGTATCTCTAGCCGAGAAGTTCTACGGGTTCAACCATAGCGTGGATAATAGGATAATCGGTGAGTTGAGGAGGCGTATAGTAGAGGGATGGACGCCTTCGTTCAACGATGCACGTAGACTCGAGAAAGTATTAGGGAGGGTTCTTAAAGGGGTTAAAGCGGATATACCCCCGCATCTACTTCAATATATGGATAACGCTGCCGAGTATGTGAAAGGAAAGGAAAGGGTGCTTGTTGAAAGAATAGAGGAGCTCCCATTGAAGGAAAGATGGGGGGTTTTAAGAGGGCTTAGACAAAGGGTGAGGGATGCCGATTTCTATAGGCGCCTTAACCCCTTATCATTAATGGAGTTAAAGAGCCTTGGTAGCCTGGATAAAGCTCTCGCCAGCAAGATAATGCTGGGGGAGGTTATAGGGAGTTATGTGGAGTACATGTTGACCCGTGATACCTCCTTCAAGGTGTACGCCTTATACATCGCTGAGAGGATTGATCCATCTATGCTGGAGCCTATGTACAGGCCAGTGCTCGAGAGTATTATTGTAGGCGATGAGAAGAAGCTATTGTTCCATCTTGGTAGGGGGATGGGCTTCGACCTAATAGAGCTTATCTCGATAAAGCTCACCGAGGAGTATTCCAGGAGTGGAGTCATTGATCAAGCCCTCGTGAAGCGGGCAATAGCCATTGGCATGAGGCTGTTGAACTACATGAAGGGCGGGGAGGGTCATGCGCGGAGGATCGAGAAGACAGGTTTAAGGGGTAGGCTTGACACCAGGGGCACGGTGTATAAGAGGATTCGTTTAAGTAATGAAATAGTCTACAGGAGACATAGGAGAAGGCAACGCATGATAGGCATTGTAGATGTAAGTGGTAGCATGGCTAGGTTCGCTCTATGGTCGATCCTCTCTCTGGCAGTGTTATTCCCAAGCGTCTCATACATAGTGTTGTTTAGTGAGAGAAGCAATGTATATAGATCCCCAGTTAAGAAGACTGCCCGGATGCTCGCAGGCTTCCTAGAGAAACTATATACGGAGGGATTCAAGGGGTATACTAATATATCTGATGCATTAAGGAGAGCCGGCGAGTTAGCTCTGAGAAGCAACTCTAGGACCATGGTGTTATTCAGCGACTTAAAGCAGACGATCCCCGATGTAGACCCATGGATCGTGGCGGGCGAGCTTGTTAAGAAGGGATTGAAGGTGATCATCGTAGTACCACGTAGCATCGAGGAGGAAACTATAGAGAAGTACAGGAAAGAGGGATGCGATGTAGTGGTTGTCGAGAACCCTGAGAACATAGCAAACATTTTAAAAAGGAGGATAAATCTTAAAAATAGAGTCTAG
- a CDS encoding 50S ribosomal protein L23, which yields MSMDRLYKVIIRPLQSEKALTLIDKQNTLTFIVDIDASKTEIKRAVEELFNVKVEDVRTLITPRGEKKAYVKLAPEYKASEVASQLGLI from the coding sequence ATGAGTATGGATAGACTATACAAGGTCATTATTAGGCCTCTCCAAAGCGAGAAAGCTTTAACGCTCATCGATAAACAGAACACTTTGACATTCATTGTAGATATAGATGCAAGCAAGACCGAGATTAAGAGGGCTGTCGAGGAATTATTTAACGTCAAGGTCGAGGATGTCAGGACGCTCATTACCCCGAGAGGGGAGAAGAAGGCATATGTTAAACTAGCCCCAGAGTATAAGGCTAGTGAGGTTGCTTCACAGCTGGGATTAATCTAG
- a CDS encoding AAA family ATPase, which translates to MVADSMDLIVRKVYDIYGQVIEARQPVRDPEGMIRALREEFKLVVKPYVVYLTISAFINNRPVLYEGPPGTGKTEIGEAILYLWSGRKPFILPCSENYDEYRVIGDFHPAIAMSKGFNEESFIPRPLLAGLIMETGVLIDEIRRSSEEFQNLLLDIIDKRRIIIPELKRVYRQNGSGFQVVFTSNPYDIAQGELSDAFLRRVVRIEFQYPSMEEEYEIVELKLGGLSSRLSDAVIFKALESVRKLRSKAVYKPGISDTVAWLTLTALLSNIKGKSKASEEELREAGRAVLYKNPEDEELVNEILG; encoded by the coding sequence ATGGTAGCCGATTCCATGGATCTCATTGTTAGAAAGGTTTATGATATATATGGCCAGGTGATTGAGGCTAGGCAACCCGTCAGGGATCCCGAGGGGATGATAAGAGCTTTAAGGGAAGAGTTTAAGCTCGTGGTTAAACCCTATGTTGTTTACCTAACTATCTCAGCCTTCATCAATAACAGGCCCGTCCTCTACGAGGGTCCTCCGGGTACCGGTAAGACCGAGATAGGTGAGGCCATATTATATTTATGGAGCGGTAGGAAACCCTTTATACTCCCATGTAGCGAAAACTATGATGAGTACAGGGTCATAGGGGACTTCCACCCGGCAATAGCCATGTCAAAGGGTTTTAATGAGGAGAGCTTCATACCTAGGCCGTTGCTAGCCGGCTTAATAATGGAGACCGGTGTCCTAATAGATGAGATAAGGAGAAGTAGTGAGGAGTTCCAGAATCTCTTGTTAGATATCATTGATAAAAGAAGGATAATAATACCGGAGTTGAAGAGGGTTTACAGGCAGAATGGATCAGGGTTCCAAGTAGTATTCACAAGCAACCCCTACGATATCGCCCAGGGAGAGCTCAGTGATGCCTTCCTAAGGAGGGTTGTTAGGATAGAGTTCCAGTATCCATCCATGGAAGAGGAGTATGAAATAGTGGAGTTGAAACTAGGTGGCTTAAGCAGTAGGCTCAGTGATGCGGTGATATTTAAGGCTCTTGAATCTGTTAGGAAGCTGAGGAGTAAAGCAGTATACAAGCCCGGGATCTCCGACACGGTTGCATGGCTCACTCTAACCGCGTTGTTATCCAATATCAAGGGTAAGAGCAAGGCTAGTGAGGAAGAACTACGTGAAGCCGGACGGGCTGTGCTCTATAAGAATCCAGAGGATGAGGAATTAGTCAATGAGATACTCGGATAA
- a CDS encoding 50S ribosomal protein L3, with product MGHRKLHAPRHGSLGVRPRKRAEELTPRVKRWPEKSWFDILVERLGNEAASQGVVARPVLLGFPVYKAGMTHAIIVEDRPNTPVTGKEVFTPVTILDAPPIVVLGVRTYIIDEEGYLKTKGEAWRSPYDAIAKAFEELYAGIPLIGISVKDVVRKYLHGLRKVNHGLVRPEPSSEYGFKFVAESSESELRDALSGEIADVRVIASTIPVLSGIGKKKPEIIELKIGGGSIDERLKYAEGILGGYVRASDVFMEGQFVDVIGVTKGKGFQGVVKRFGVKELPRWHKHRKGSRKIGARSPGFGTMSEPPQAGQTGFHRRTEYNKRILKMGLNGLEITIEGGFLHYGLVYGPYIMLKGTVFGPAKRMLILRHPIRPNLRWLPLSGPKIAYLSLESKQGI from the coding sequence ATGGGTCATAGGAAGCTGCATGCGCCAAGACATGGCAGTCTAGGTGTAAGGCCAAGGAAGAGGGCTGAAGAGCTGACTCCCAGAGTTAAGAGATGGCCTGAGAAATCATGGTTTGATATACTAGTTGAGAGGCTTGGAAACGAGGCTGCATCACAGGGTGTAGTAGCTAGACCAGTGCTCCTGGGGTTCCCAGTATACAAGGCCGGGATGACTCATGCTATAATAGTTGAGGATAGACCCAACACTCCGGTGACAGGTAAGGAGGTATTTACGCCTGTAACTATACTTGATGCTCCACCGATAGTGGTGCTCGGTGTGAGAACCTACATTATTGATGAGGAGGGATACTTGAAGACCAAGGGTGAGGCTTGGAGGAGCCCCTACGACGCTATTGCAAAAGCTTTCGAGGAGCTCTATGCTGGTATCCCATTGATAGGAATTAGTGTAAAAGATGTTGTGAGGAAATATCTACATGGATTAAGAAAGGTGAATCATGGACTAGTTAGGCCTGAGCCATCAAGTGAATATGGCTTCAAGTTTGTTGCCGAGAGTAGTGAAAGCGAGTTAAGGGATGCTCTTAGCGGTGAGATAGCCGATGTGAGGGTAATAGCTTCAACGATACCGGTGTTATCTGGTATAGGTAAGAAGAAGCCTGAAATAATCGAGTTGAAGATCGGTGGAGGCAGTATAGATGAGAGATTGAAGTATGCCGAAGGCATTCTAGGCGGCTACGTTAGAGCATCGGATGTCTTCATGGAGGGACAGTTCGTGGATGTCATCGGTGTAACAAAGGGTAAGGGTTTCCAGGGAGTTGTAAAGAGGTTTGGTGTCAAGGAGCTACCCAGATGGCATAAGCACAGGAAGGGTAGTAGGAAAATTGGTGCCAGGAGCCCGGGCTTCGGTACTATGAGTGAGCCACCACAGGCCGGTCAAACGGGTTTCCATAGGAGGACCGAGTATAACAAGAGAATACTTAAGATGGGGTTGAATGGGCTGGAGATAACTATTGAAGGGGGCTTCCTACACTACGGGCTTGTTTACGGCCCATATATAATGCTTAAGGGCACAGTATTCGGGCCTGCAAAGAGAATGCTTATACTGCGCCACCCGATTAGACCTAACTTAAGATGGCTACCTCTCTCAGGCCCTAAGATAGCTTATTTAAGCCTTGAGAGCAAGCAGGGCATTTAG